The genomic region AGCGTACTATTTTTCGTTCACTAAGAAAAAAATGGTTTTTATCTTAGTAAAGTTTTAGCGAGGCACATTATTTATCAACGAACATCCAAGGGAgagtgttataaatattttattattataaagtgAATGCCCATTAGGATAAGAAGTTTGATATACATTAGGATCCCATTGTTCATTAAAAGTAgggttttatattatttattcttgTTATGTCTATAAATATTAGACTTTGGAAGAGCATTGTAGATGACTCAAATGATCATTAAAAATACATTATTCTCTTGTGCTCTCCTATATCTCCTGTTTTCactttatttattcttttattttataacaataaattaatataaatgaatatattttattaaaatatttactaaAATTAATTTGAATTAGTAAAGagattattatttgttttatgtatttttatataaagaaataaatcaaatttaaaatattttttataaattaatgcACATAAATCacttaaaagaaatttaattataacataaattattatttataaaaaaaaaaaaaaaactaacatgAGTTGCAACTAGACGAACGGAATTACTAATAGAAAAACTTGATTAGAAAAATTTGATAGTTTAGGAACTTATTTAGAATATTTTAAGATTAGGGACTAATTTAAAATATGACCATACTTATTATTGAACGCTATTCACTATATCTTTTGAAACCAACCACAAACTTGGTGAAACACACCCCTAATATTTTATTGGATGCTGAGAAATTGTAGCTCAGGTGGCTAAATATGAAACGAATTATCAAGACAATAAGGCAGATGTGAGAAAAACTAatagtatatatttatataatcggTACAAAATAAAGATGGCATTTAGCTTATAAAACTAACATTGTAATATTGTACTTAGCAGACTCGAAGCCATATAGACACCCTGTATTATATAATACATACTCCTCATACAATTACAAATTCCTTTAACCATGCCGGTCTTTTTTATTTGAGAACCAGCTTGTGCTTGAACCACCACTGGAGCCGCTGCCGCCAGAGTTGCCTTCTCCGCTTCCAGCTCCATAGCCACCACCATGAGCACCGTCATCTCCTGTCCCATAACCATACCCGGAACCCGACCCCGACCCTGACCCTGACCCTGACCCTGACCCAGACCCGAACCCAAATCCAAAACCCCTTCCAAACCCTGCAGGTGACCTAGCCGAGCCTGAACCATAACCCCATCCACTTCCAGGGCTTGATCCCCATCCCCAACTATAGTCCCAGTTAGGTCCATGGGCTGCGCCACTAGCACCGTTAGAGTCCTCGCTCTCGGAAGAGGTCAGCTGTTTCCTACCACCATGGGCACCACCCATACTAACTGCACCCAATAAGAAAAGAAGGAATAAAGTGAGTTCCATTGTTTTCAGCATGATTGATAAGATTTGAAAGCCTAGCGTAAGCAAAATTTGCAGTTGTGAATTGATGAGCATGAGGATTTAAGTGGGTATTTATAATGTGGGTTGAGGCCACTTGTGACATTATTTACCTTTTATATATGGCTGCAAGTGTCTCCAAGTGTGTGATTATTTTACCCGCAAAGCTTCTTTTTTATCACGCCTGAATCCCACTATCCCCCTCTCAACCAAATTAAATATGATTGTTTTGATTCAGTATGTGTCTTATTCTCTTCATCTTCATGGTTACCAAAACTGAAATATAGATTTCAGTCCACagactttctttctttttttttttttttccttggcTGTTCCGCCCTTCAACTATACCCATTTTCTCACATTGGTACCAAAATTATAATTCTATTATACTTTTTGGCTCCTACCATTAACaatgttaaaaaaataaatcataacacacCATTTGTCCCCATTGACCGCTGACCAAATCAAAATATTgtaaaaattttcttaaaaatcgtaaaagaatattaaaatatatataaaattgtaaataattattaaatattgttaaaatattttaaaattgtaaaaagttattaattttttaaaatgattaaaaacttagaaattattaaaaaattacaaataattattaaaaatgtagaatcatttaaaaattatgaacAGGTGGAATTTAatcaataatttcacaaattttcaatgattttacaattttaatcgAATAATATATTATTCTTGTTTCAAGACCGCGAATATGAAAACAGtaatactaaaataaatcaaGAAAAGAAGTAGATGATAGCCAAGAAAATCCCATTGTATTCTTTTGGAATTTGTAGAgaaaattgaagaagaagaagaagaatttgatttgttaattatttacaacttttaataattatttatggttttgaataatttttctaaaaatttaaataatgttttattatttttaataatttttaataactttttacaattttaaaatatttttaacaatatttagttttttacaatatttattattttttgataatttaaaatctttacaatatatatttattatttttaatattcttttatcATTTTATGGTCTGATTAACATAGTTAACGGCCACATTATCATACACTTTAATCGTCAATGAGAAcatatgacatgttttgattgACTATTATTTTTAAAACCATTAGCAATAGTGGTAGAAAGTATAATACAACTATAGTTCAAAtatcataataaataaataaataaattttaaaactttcctTTTTTCGAAAGTAAAGTCCATAGACTTTCTTCTTTCGCATATATTAAATTTCATGATTTGTCAACGTTTTGTCTTATGCGATCCCTATTTTGGAAATCAGTGTCTTAAATTGATTTatatgtttggttgaatggatttTTGTTATGTTATGATTTgagatttaattattatattttttaatttaatttaatttttatatttttataatattattaattagtttaataattttataatataattaattagttaaaataGTTAATATcgttaatttttcaattaaaatgttaatgattatatataatttgaaaataaatttataaatccaAAACGTagagattaaattattaaaaataaaagtaggaCTAAATTTTATTTATACAAAGTATAAAAACTTACAGCATGTTTGGTTCAATGTAATGGCATAGCCATTACAACCCTATTCCATGGGCCCACCCTAAACACTTGTTAGGTTTCAATGGAATGCCCTATTACGGGCTTATTTCATTACGCGCCTATGCAAAGAAGTTATCTTATTTCTATTCCGTTTCCTCAGCACCGATTACTGATTCAGTGTTTAAGGAAACGCTCCCTTTCAAAGACGCTCCCCACTTTGCCCTCTCCCCTTCTCCCACTTTCTCACCTGAAAAAAGCAGACGGACAATCCTTCATTGCAGGGTCAGGTAAAACATTTTCTCCTTTTGTTCCTTCCATATTCCTCTCTTCCAAATTTTCTGCCCCCTTTTTTCtgctttgtttttctttctctcaATAGAGTTTTTCTTTTCCTCTATTCCGTttctttttcttgatctataaaatccCATCTATTGTTGGAAAGAGCAAGAGGGTTCTGAGAGGGGGAATTGAAACCTAAATCGAAAACCGAAAATGTTGACGGTAAACTGAGTGATAAACCGGGCACCATCTTCGATTTCAAATTGTCAATACCTCCTAAGACATGACCCAAAGATTTCCCCTTAACCTCCTCAACATTTTGCTTCAAAATCATCCATTCGCTTCTTCGTTATTTACACGGTAATTCCTCCCTATCCCTCTTTTTAactctaaaatatttgattttttaagtTATAGTTCTTTTTAACTTTTTGTCTTGTGTGTGCAGCTTGCAAGCAAGGAAAAAATCGAGAAAGAACGAGCAAGACTGTAAGTTTaagctttgtttgtttattgaaattttgttacGTGCTCTTTTTtccattaaatttaatataaataattgttttaatttgatttagGGCAGTGCTGATGAATTGAATAGAGGATATTTTGATGATATGTCTGAGCTAAAACAACATGGTGGTAAGGTATTAACTGATTTGttctttttatatacatataggCTATATCATTTGCAAATTTGTTCAAATTAGTTGAATAGCAACTGATTTCTGAGTAAAATTAATGTTACTTTCTGTAAACATTTTAATTGTTAGTTTTATTTCTTGGCAAATTGCACTGGTAAATAAGATTCTAATTCCCGGAATTGCAGCCAGGAAGTTTCATGCCGTGGATGTTATATATTCTGATGGTAGAAAATCAAAGCTGCTGATTGTTTTTGATGCTAGCAAGTTGGTTGTCCCTGAAGCATCTTTAGTCTGTCTATCATTTAGAGCAAACTCTCAGGTATGATTTCTTTTTTCTATgtttgttttggattaaatttatGTATTTCTTAATGAAGTTATAAATCCTTCATTTTTATCATGATAAGAGAATGTTGAATAGATAGTGCATTGCTTTAAAATTGTGATAAGAGGCATATCAGCGACTCCATGGCAATTGAGGGGTTAGCACTAAATTGCAATCATGAAAACAGCAAAAACATGATAAACAAAATATGTTGTTGGTTgctaacttttcttttctcttgtttCTGGTTattgttgttgatgatgcattTTAACTCCTTTTCCTGAATTGTCAGGCTATGGTCGATTCTTGGGGCAAGCCTTTTTATGACACCTTTAGTGA from Gossypium arboreum isolate Shixiya-1 chromosome 1, ASM2569848v2, whole genome shotgun sequence harbors:
- the LOC108483019 gene encoding putative glycine-rich cell wall structural protein 1 isoform X2; the encoded protein is MASSIQYMTLSNLLPSPTSPYAASFASLVSMGGAHGGRKQLTSSESEDSNGASGAAHGPNWDYSWGWGSSPGSGWGYGSGSARSPAGFGRGFGFGFGSGSGSGSGSGSGSGSGYGYGTGDDGAHGGGYGAGSGEGNSGGSGSSGGSSTSWFSNKKDRHG
- the LOC108483021 gene encoding uncharacterized protein LOC108483021 isoform X1, which gives rise to MECPITGLFHYAPMQRSYLISIPFPQHRLLIQCLRKRSLSKTLPTLPSPLLPLSHLKKADGQSFIAGSACKQGKNRERTSKTGSADELNRGYFDDMSELKQHGARKFHAVDVIYSDGRKSKLLIVFDASKLVVPEASLVCLSFRANSQAMVDSWGKPFYDTFSESKSVQLYEIYTRPFILLPTSAVEGPGNIREGIVEIQQRRHC
- the LOC108483021 gene encoding uncharacterized protein LOC108483021 isoform X2: MECPITGLFHYAPMQRSYLISIPFPQHRLLIQCLRKRSLSKTLPTLPSPLLPLSHLKKADGQSFIAGSACKQGKNRERTSKTGSADELNRGYFDDMSELKQHGARKFHAVDVIYSDGRKSKLLIVFDASKLVVPEASLVCLSFRANSQAMVDSWGKPFYDTFSESKSVQLYEQRRHC
- the LOC108483019 gene encoding glycine-rich cell wall structural protein 2-like isoform X1, with product MNDKFIMLSLDFWRPGCFRKDRTEPIGFGAPHHEFYIFFFILTLLHNSIISSPCIYLLSSVTNSSTLSMASSIQYMTLSNLLPSPTSPYAASFASLVSMGGAHGGRKQLTSSESEDSNGASGAAHGPNWDYSWGWGSSPGSGWGYGSGSARSPAGFGRGFGFGFGSGSGSGSGSGSGSGSGYGYGTGDDGAHGGGYGAGSGEGNSGGSGSSGGSSTSWFSNKKDRHG